The Mercurialis annua linkage group LG2, ddMerAnnu1.2, whole genome shotgun sequence genome contains a region encoding:
- the LOC126667005 gene encoding protein CHLOROPLAST VESICULATION isoform X1, which translates to MAITISCCLNNPPPPGFPSSATKNTTQQLASLKNDQKWRNQCVLGMACMIIGLEINEPNLAPAVQSLSTLEMKAPPKTRRWSDRRTCPPWRLNSLETIVPENLPRPSARRRWEATGYSKMNDLSPDVEDAVKRINRDDCSSTRRRLLKYTMGSKSP; encoded by the exons ATGGCCATTACAATTAGTTGCTGCCTCAACAATCCTCCTCCTCCAGGCTTCCCTTCCTCCGCCACTAAGAACACTACTCAACAACTTGCTTC gTTGAAGAATGATCAGAAATGGAGAAATCAATGTGTATTAGGCATGGCCTGTATGATCATCGGACTTGAAATCAACGAGCCAAATCTTGCTCCGGCCGTACAGAGTTTGTCGACTTTAGAAATGAAGGCGCCGCCGAAGACTCGGAGATGGAGCGACAGAAGAACGTGTCCGCCGTGGCGGCTGAATTCGCTCGAGACTATTGTGCCGGAGAATCTTCCACGGCCGTCCGCTCGACGGCGATGGGAGGCTACTGGCTATTCTAAGATGAATGATCTATCGCCGGACGTTGAAGATGCGGTTAAACGAATT AACAGAGATGATTGTAGCAGTACAAGACGTAGATTGTTGAAGTACACAATGGGTTCGAAAAGCCCATAG
- the LOC126667005 gene encoding protein CHLOROPLAST VESICULATION isoform X2 codes for MAITISCCLNNPPPPGFPSSATKNTTQQLASLKNDQKWRNQCVLGMACMIIGLEINEPNLAPAVQSLSTLEMKAPPKTRRWSDRRTCPPWRLNSLETIVPENLPRPSARRRWEATGYSKMNDLSPDVEDAVKRIVIVDGCFTLTEMIVAVQDVDC; via the exons ATGGCCATTACAATTAGTTGCTGCCTCAACAATCCTCCTCCTCCAGGCTTCCCTTCCTCCGCCACTAAGAACACTACTCAACAACTTGCTTC gTTGAAGAATGATCAGAAATGGAGAAATCAATGTGTATTAGGCATGGCCTGTATGATCATCGGACTTGAAATCAACGAGCCAAATCTTGCTCCGGCCGTACAGAGTTTGTCGACTTTAGAAATGAAGGCGCCGCCGAAGACTCGGAGATGGAGCGACAGAAGAACGTGTCCGCCGTGGCGGCTGAATTCGCTCGAGACTATTGTGCCGGAGAATCTTCCACGGCCGTCCGCTCGACGGCGATGGGAGGCTACTGGCTATTCTAAGATGAATGATCTATCGCCGGACGTTGAAGATGCGGTTAAACGAATTGTGATCGTCGACGGTTGCTTTACGTT AACAGAGATGATTGTAGCAGTACAAGACGTAGATTGTTGA
- the LOC126667005 gene encoding protein CHLOROPLAST VESICULATION isoform X3: MAITISCCLNNPPPPGFPSSATKNTTQQLASLKNDQKWRNQCVLGMACMIIGLEINEPNLAPAVQSLSTLEMKAPPKTRRWSDRRTCPPWRLNSLETIVPENLPRPSARRRWEATGYSKMNDLSPDVEDAVKRIVIVDGCFTL; encoded by the exons ATGGCCATTACAATTAGTTGCTGCCTCAACAATCCTCCTCCTCCAGGCTTCCCTTCCTCCGCCACTAAGAACACTACTCAACAACTTGCTTC gTTGAAGAATGATCAGAAATGGAGAAATCAATGTGTATTAGGCATGGCCTGTATGATCATCGGACTTGAAATCAACGAGCCAAATCTTGCTCCGGCCGTACAGAGTTTGTCGACTTTAGAAATGAAGGCGCCGCCGAAGACTCGGAGATGGAGCGACAGAAGAACGTGTCCGCCGTGGCGGCTGAATTCGCTCGAGACTATTGTGCCGGAGAATCTTCCACGGCCGTCCGCTCGACGGCGATGGGAGGCTACTGGCTATTCTAAGATGAATGATCTATCGCCGGACGTTGAAGATGCGGTTAAACGAATTGTGATCGTCGACGGTTGCTTTACGTTGTAA
- the LOC126667689 gene encoding phosphomethylethanolamine N-methyltransferase isoform X1, giving the protein MLSYFRNFKNHWKIDIVEEREVQKNYWMEHSADLTVEAMMLDSKASDLDKEERPEVLSLLPSYEGKSVLEFGAGIGRFTGELAQKAGQVIAVDFIESVIKKNENINGHHKNVKFLCADVTSDDLKFSDESVDMIFSNWLLMYLSDKEVENLAEKMVKWLKVGGYIFFRESCFHQSGDSKRKQNPTHYREPRFYTKVFKECHTRDASGNCFELSLIRCKCIGAYVRNKKNQNQICWVWQKVSSQDDKGFQRFLDTVQYKSNGIRRYERVFGPGFVSTGGIETTKEFVAKLDLKPGQKVLDVGCGIGGGDFYMAENFDVEVTGIDLSVNMISFALEHAIGLKCAVEFEVADCTTKTYPDNTFDVIYSRDTILHIQDKPALFRSFYKWLKPGGKVLISDYCKSAGTPTSEFAEYIKQRGYDLHDVNAYGQMLKDAGFDDVIAEDRTDQFMQVLQRELSHIEQEKDEFVNDFSEEDYNDIVDGWNAKLVRSSSGEQCWGLFIAKKK; this is encoded by the exons ATGTTGTCGTACTTtcgaaatttcaaaaatcattggaaaatcgacatag TTGAAGAACGTGAGGTTCAGAAGAATTACTGGATGGAGCATTCTGCTGATTTGACTGTGGAGGCTATGATGCTTGACTCTAAAGCTTCTGATCTTGACAAAGAAGAACGTCCCGAG GTGCTCTCACTCCTTCCATCATATGAAGGAAAATCAGTTCTGGAATTCGGAGCTGGTATTGGTCGTTTTACTGGAGAATTAGCACAGAAGGCTGGACAGGTTATTGCTGTGGACTTCATTGAGAGTGTCATAAAGAAG AATGAAAATATCAATGGACACCACAAGAATGTTAAGTTTTTATGTGCGGATGTGACGTCTGACGACTTGAAATTTTCAGACGAATCAGTTGATATGATATTTTCTAATTGGCTTCTTATGTATCTCTCGGATAAAGAG GTAGAGAATCTGGCCGAAAAAATGGTCAAATGGTTAAAGGTTGGCGGGTACATTTTCTTCAGAGAGTCTTGTTTCCATCAATCTGGAGATAGCAAGCGAAAGCAGAACCCAACTCACTACCGCGAGCCCAGATTTTACACaaag GTCTTTAAAGAGTGTCATACACGTGATGCTTCTGGAAATTGCTTTGAACTTTCACTTATTCGCTGCAAATGCATTGGAGCTTATgtgagaaacaaaaaaaatcaaaatcag ATTTGTTGGGTTTGGCAGAAAGTCAGCTCACAAGACGATAAGGGGTTTCAGCGTTTCTTGGATACTGTTCAGTACAAGTCCAATGGCATCCGGCGCTATGAGCGTGTCTTTGGACCAGGTTTTGTGAGCACCGGAGGAATTG AAACAACTAAAGAATTTGTGGCAAAGCTTGATCTTAAGCCTGGCCAGAAAGTTCTAGATGTTGGCTGTGGTATTGGGGGAGGTGACTTTTACATGGCTGAGAACTTTGATGTTGAAGTTACTGGAATTGACCTCTCCGTCAACATGATTTCTTTTGCTCTTGAACATGCCATTGGACTCAAATGCGCAGTTGAGTTTGAAGTTGCTGATTGCACCACAAAGACATATCCTGATAACACATTTGATGTTATCTACAGCCGTGACACCATTCTTCACATTCAG GATAAACCTGCATTGTTTAGATCATTTTACAAGTGGTTGAAGCCCGGAGGCAAAGTTCTTATTAGTGATTACTGCAAGAGTGCTGGAACTCCAACATCAGAATTTGCAGAGTATATTAAGCAGAGAGGATATGATCTTCATGATGTAAATGCGTATGGCCAG ATGCTTAAGGATGCCGGCTTTGATGATGTCATTGCGGAGGACAGAACTGACCAG TTCATGCAAGTTCTTCAGCGTGAATTAAGTCATATTGAGCAGGAGAAGGATGAATTCGTCAATGACTTCTCCGAG GAAGACTATAATGATATCGTGGATGGATGGAACGCAAAATTGGTCAGGAGTTCATCCGGTGAGCAGTGCTGGGGCCTGTTTATCGCCAAGAAGAAATGA
- the LOC126667689 gene encoding phosphomethylethanolamine N-methyltransferase isoform X2, translating into MAAAHVEEREVQKNYWMEHSADLTVEAMMLDSKASDLDKEERPEVLSLLPSYEGKSVLEFGAGIGRFTGELAQKAGQVIAVDFIESVIKKNENINGHHKNVKFLCADVTSDDLKFSDESVDMIFSNWLLMYLSDKEVENLAEKMVKWLKVGGYIFFRESCFHQSGDSKRKQNPTHYREPRFYTKVFKECHTRDASGNCFELSLIRCKCIGAYVRNKKNQNQICWVWQKVSSQDDKGFQRFLDTVQYKSNGIRRYERVFGPGFVSTGGIETTKEFVAKLDLKPGQKVLDVGCGIGGGDFYMAENFDVEVTGIDLSVNMISFALEHAIGLKCAVEFEVADCTTKTYPDNTFDVIYSRDTILHIQDKPALFRSFYKWLKPGGKVLISDYCKSAGTPTSEFAEYIKQRGYDLHDVNAYGQMLKDAGFDDVIAEDRTDQFMQVLQRELSHIEQEKDEFVNDFSEEDYNDIVDGWNAKLVRSSSGEQCWGLFIAKKK; encoded by the exons ATGGCTGCTGCACACG TTGAAGAACGTGAGGTTCAGAAGAATTACTGGATGGAGCATTCTGCTGATTTGACTGTGGAGGCTATGATGCTTGACTCTAAAGCTTCTGATCTTGACAAAGAAGAACGTCCCGAG GTGCTCTCACTCCTTCCATCATATGAAGGAAAATCAGTTCTGGAATTCGGAGCTGGTATTGGTCGTTTTACTGGAGAATTAGCACAGAAGGCTGGACAGGTTATTGCTGTGGACTTCATTGAGAGTGTCATAAAGAAG AATGAAAATATCAATGGACACCACAAGAATGTTAAGTTTTTATGTGCGGATGTGACGTCTGACGACTTGAAATTTTCAGACGAATCAGTTGATATGATATTTTCTAATTGGCTTCTTATGTATCTCTCGGATAAAGAG GTAGAGAATCTGGCCGAAAAAATGGTCAAATGGTTAAAGGTTGGCGGGTACATTTTCTTCAGAGAGTCTTGTTTCCATCAATCTGGAGATAGCAAGCGAAAGCAGAACCCAACTCACTACCGCGAGCCCAGATTTTACACaaag GTCTTTAAAGAGTGTCATACACGTGATGCTTCTGGAAATTGCTTTGAACTTTCACTTATTCGCTGCAAATGCATTGGAGCTTATgtgagaaacaaaaaaaatcaaaatcag ATTTGTTGGGTTTGGCAGAAAGTCAGCTCACAAGACGATAAGGGGTTTCAGCGTTTCTTGGATACTGTTCAGTACAAGTCCAATGGCATCCGGCGCTATGAGCGTGTCTTTGGACCAGGTTTTGTGAGCACCGGAGGAATTG AAACAACTAAAGAATTTGTGGCAAAGCTTGATCTTAAGCCTGGCCAGAAAGTTCTAGATGTTGGCTGTGGTATTGGGGGAGGTGACTTTTACATGGCTGAGAACTTTGATGTTGAAGTTACTGGAATTGACCTCTCCGTCAACATGATTTCTTTTGCTCTTGAACATGCCATTGGACTCAAATGCGCAGTTGAGTTTGAAGTTGCTGATTGCACCACAAAGACATATCCTGATAACACATTTGATGTTATCTACAGCCGTGACACCATTCTTCACATTCAG GATAAACCTGCATTGTTTAGATCATTTTACAAGTGGTTGAAGCCCGGAGGCAAAGTTCTTATTAGTGATTACTGCAAGAGTGCTGGAACTCCAACATCAGAATTTGCAGAGTATATTAAGCAGAGAGGATATGATCTTCATGATGTAAATGCGTATGGCCAG ATGCTTAAGGATGCCGGCTTTGATGATGTCATTGCGGAGGACAGAACTGACCAG TTCATGCAAGTTCTTCAGCGTGAATTAAGTCATATTGAGCAGGAGAAGGATGAATTCGTCAATGACTTCTCCGAG GAAGACTATAATGATATCGTGGATGGATGGAACGCAAAATTGGTCAGGAGTTCATCCGGTGAGCAGTGCTGGGGCCTGTTTATCGCCAAGAAGAAATGA
- the LOC126667689 gene encoding phosphomethylethanolamine N-methyltransferase isoform X3 has protein sequence MEHSADLTVEAMMLDSKASDLDKEERPEVLSLLPSYEGKSVLEFGAGIGRFTGELAQKAGQVIAVDFIESVIKKNENINGHHKNVKFLCADVTSDDLKFSDESVDMIFSNWLLMYLSDKEVENLAEKMVKWLKVGGYIFFRESCFHQSGDSKRKQNPTHYREPRFYTKVFKECHTRDASGNCFELSLIRCKCIGAYVRNKKNQNQICWVWQKVSSQDDKGFQRFLDTVQYKSNGIRRYERVFGPGFVSTGGIETTKEFVAKLDLKPGQKVLDVGCGIGGGDFYMAENFDVEVTGIDLSVNMISFALEHAIGLKCAVEFEVADCTTKTYPDNTFDVIYSRDTILHIQDKPALFRSFYKWLKPGGKVLISDYCKSAGTPTSEFAEYIKQRGYDLHDVNAYGQMLKDAGFDDVIAEDRTDQFMQVLQRELSHIEQEKDEFVNDFSEEDYNDIVDGWNAKLVRSSSGEQCWGLFIAKKK, from the exons ATGGAGCATTCTGCTGATTTGACTGTGGAGGCTATGATGCTTGACTCTAAAGCTTCTGATCTTGACAAAGAAGAACGTCCCGAG GTGCTCTCACTCCTTCCATCATATGAAGGAAAATCAGTTCTGGAATTCGGAGCTGGTATTGGTCGTTTTACTGGAGAATTAGCACAGAAGGCTGGACAGGTTATTGCTGTGGACTTCATTGAGAGTGTCATAAAGAAG AATGAAAATATCAATGGACACCACAAGAATGTTAAGTTTTTATGTGCGGATGTGACGTCTGACGACTTGAAATTTTCAGACGAATCAGTTGATATGATATTTTCTAATTGGCTTCTTATGTATCTCTCGGATAAAGAG GTAGAGAATCTGGCCGAAAAAATGGTCAAATGGTTAAAGGTTGGCGGGTACATTTTCTTCAGAGAGTCTTGTTTCCATCAATCTGGAGATAGCAAGCGAAAGCAGAACCCAACTCACTACCGCGAGCCCAGATTTTACACaaag GTCTTTAAAGAGTGTCATACACGTGATGCTTCTGGAAATTGCTTTGAACTTTCACTTATTCGCTGCAAATGCATTGGAGCTTATgtgagaaacaaaaaaaatcaaaatcag ATTTGTTGGGTTTGGCAGAAAGTCAGCTCACAAGACGATAAGGGGTTTCAGCGTTTCTTGGATACTGTTCAGTACAAGTCCAATGGCATCCGGCGCTATGAGCGTGTCTTTGGACCAGGTTTTGTGAGCACCGGAGGAATTG AAACAACTAAAGAATTTGTGGCAAAGCTTGATCTTAAGCCTGGCCAGAAAGTTCTAGATGTTGGCTGTGGTATTGGGGGAGGTGACTTTTACATGGCTGAGAACTTTGATGTTGAAGTTACTGGAATTGACCTCTCCGTCAACATGATTTCTTTTGCTCTTGAACATGCCATTGGACTCAAATGCGCAGTTGAGTTTGAAGTTGCTGATTGCACCACAAAGACATATCCTGATAACACATTTGATGTTATCTACAGCCGTGACACCATTCTTCACATTCAG GATAAACCTGCATTGTTTAGATCATTTTACAAGTGGTTGAAGCCCGGAGGCAAAGTTCTTATTAGTGATTACTGCAAGAGTGCTGGAACTCCAACATCAGAATTTGCAGAGTATATTAAGCAGAGAGGATATGATCTTCATGATGTAAATGCGTATGGCCAG ATGCTTAAGGATGCCGGCTTTGATGATGTCATTGCGGAGGACAGAACTGACCAG TTCATGCAAGTTCTTCAGCGTGAATTAAGTCATATTGAGCAGGAGAAGGATGAATTCGTCAATGACTTCTCCGAG GAAGACTATAATGATATCGTGGATGGATGGAACGCAAAATTGGTCAGGAGTTCATCCGGTGAGCAGTGCTGGGGCCTGTTTATCGCCAAGAAGAAATGA
- the LOC126667021 gene encoding WUSCHEL-related homeobox 1-like isoform X1, whose protein sequence is MWMMGYTDGGEFNMAADSFNGRKLRPLIPRTPVVSNSTNNGSNSSPPTLNCLHGTDLFSLNHHLAAMADQSKREFQSQPVVVSSRWNPTPEQLRTLEELYRRGTRTPSAEQIQHITAQLRRYGKIEGKNVFYWFQNHKARERQKRRRQIESSLTDHEQKESEANRTTGYEGEQTKNWPPSTNCSTLPELEPISIQRAVKVTECGAEDDGWIQFDEVEFQHRRAFSDRNATWQMMQLSCPSPTHLINATSTAITTTKTPTAPPPTSRSMDPKLIKTDLNIFIAPYYRENGHALIYNNYFNNDIANEDDQNSCGESQTLQLFPLSSSGGGVSGGDSSSGGGESINDKETDQTSAEAAMNANFTPYKFFEFLPLKN, encoded by the exons ATGTGGATGATGGGCTATACTGATGGAGGTGAGTTCAACATGGCAGCAGACTCCTTCAATGGCAGAAAACTAAGGCCTCTCATTCCAAGAACGCCAGTTGTGTCTAATTCTACAAACAACGGCTCTAACTCCAGCCCTCCTACACTTAATTGTCTTCATGGCACTGATTTATTTTCACTAAATCACCATCTAG CAGCAATGGCGGATCAAAGCAAAAGAGAATTCCAGAGTCAACCAGTTGTAGTGAGTTCAAGATGGAATCCGACGCCGGAACAATTAAGAACACTCGAAGAACTGTATCGGAGAGGTACAAGAACTCCATCAGCAGAACAAATACAACACATAACAGCACAGCTTAGACGATACGGAAAAATCGAAGGGAAAAATGTGTTCTACTGGTTCCAAAATCACAAGGCAAGAGAAAGGCAAAAACGAAGGCGTCAAATTGAGTCTTCTCTTACAGATCATGAGCAGAAAGAATCAG AAGCAAATAGAACGACAGGTTACGAAGGTGAACAGACCAAGAACTGGCCTCCCTCTACTAACTGCAGTACACTGCCAGAG CTGGAGCCAATTTCAATACAAAGAGCAGTAAAAGTGACAGAATGTGGAGCAGAAGATGACGGATGGATTCAATTCGATGAAGTAGAATTTCAACATAGAAGAGCCTTTTCAGACAGGAATGCCACGTGGCAGATGATGCAGCTGTCTTGTCCGTCTCCCACCCACCTCATAAACGCTACCTCCACTGCAATAACAACTACTAAAACCCCAACAGCACCACCACCAACATCGAGATCAATGGACCCAAAACTCATTAAAACCGACCTTAATATCTTCATAGCCCCTTATTACAGAGAAAATGGGCATGCCCTTATTTATAACAACTACTTCAACAATGACATAGCCAATGAAGATGATCAGAATAGTTGTGGGGAGTCTCAAACACTTCAGCTCTTTCCTCTCAGTAGCAGCGGTGGCGGTGTTAGCGGCGGCGATAGCAGCAGCGGTGGTGGTGAAAGCATTAATGATAAAGAGACTGATCAGACATCAGCAGAAGCAGCTATGAATGCAAACTTCACTCCTTACAAGTTTTTTGAATTCCTTCCACTGAAAAACTAA
- the LOC126667021 gene encoding WUSCHEL-related homeobox 1-like isoform X2, producing MWMMGYTDGGEFNMAADSFNGRKLRPLIPRTPVVSNSTNNGSNSSPPTLNCLHGTDLFSLNHHLAMADQSKREFQSQPVVVSSRWNPTPEQLRTLEELYRRGTRTPSAEQIQHITAQLRRYGKIEGKNVFYWFQNHKARERQKRRRQIESSLTDHEQKESEANRTTGYEGEQTKNWPPSTNCSTLPELEPISIQRAVKVTECGAEDDGWIQFDEVEFQHRRAFSDRNATWQMMQLSCPSPTHLINATSTAITTTKTPTAPPPTSRSMDPKLIKTDLNIFIAPYYRENGHALIYNNYFNNDIANEDDQNSCGESQTLQLFPLSSSGGGVSGGDSSSGGGESINDKETDQTSAEAAMNANFTPYKFFEFLPLKN from the exons ATGTGGATGATGGGCTATACTGATGGAGGTGAGTTCAACATGGCAGCAGACTCCTTCAATGGCAGAAAACTAAGGCCTCTCATTCCAAGAACGCCAGTTGTGTCTAATTCTACAAACAACGGCTCTAACTCCAGCCCTCCTACACTTAATTGTCTTCATGGCACTGATTTATTTTCACTAAATCACCATCTAG CAATGGCGGATCAAAGCAAAAGAGAATTCCAGAGTCAACCAGTTGTAGTGAGTTCAAGATGGAATCCGACGCCGGAACAATTAAGAACACTCGAAGAACTGTATCGGAGAGGTACAAGAACTCCATCAGCAGAACAAATACAACACATAACAGCACAGCTTAGACGATACGGAAAAATCGAAGGGAAAAATGTGTTCTACTGGTTCCAAAATCACAAGGCAAGAGAAAGGCAAAAACGAAGGCGTCAAATTGAGTCTTCTCTTACAGATCATGAGCAGAAAGAATCAG AAGCAAATAGAACGACAGGTTACGAAGGTGAACAGACCAAGAACTGGCCTCCCTCTACTAACTGCAGTACACTGCCAGAG CTGGAGCCAATTTCAATACAAAGAGCAGTAAAAGTGACAGAATGTGGAGCAGAAGATGACGGATGGATTCAATTCGATGAAGTAGAATTTCAACATAGAAGAGCCTTTTCAGACAGGAATGCCACGTGGCAGATGATGCAGCTGTCTTGTCCGTCTCCCACCCACCTCATAAACGCTACCTCCACTGCAATAACAACTACTAAAACCCCAACAGCACCACCACCAACATCGAGATCAATGGACCCAAAACTCATTAAAACCGACCTTAATATCTTCATAGCCCCTTATTACAGAGAAAATGGGCATGCCCTTATTTATAACAACTACTTCAACAATGACATAGCCAATGAAGATGATCAGAATAGTTGTGGGGAGTCTCAAACACTTCAGCTCTTTCCTCTCAGTAGCAGCGGTGGCGGTGTTAGCGGCGGCGATAGCAGCAGCGGTGGTGGTGAAAGCATTAATGATAAAGAGACTGATCAGACATCAGCAGAAGCAGCTATGAATGCAAACTTCACTCCTTACAAGTTTTTTGAATTCCTTCCACTGAAAAACTAA